The genomic segment CCTTCGAGGCCGGTGGCGAGACTTCTCTTGagtttttttctctcaaaaccGATTGCAGCATATTTGTGGTAATTACCCTCCGTTCCGTTAGGATTAAGAATATGTAAATGACTTGGATTTTAGTTTTGTGGAGGATAGCCTTCATTAGTGAGATGATAGTGGCGTGTCTGAGTTTTTGTGTTATGGTAGTACatggttttttatttattttttcagaaacaattgttggaaaaaaatgtttgtatgGGATAATAGTAATGGAGAGTCTGAATATGTTGCATGCTTGGTAATGCGGCTTCAGGTAGTATTTAGGGGTAgggatttcaaaatttcaaatgaatttTGAGTGGTAAGAATTTTGGTTCATAAGACCACGTGTATCCTCCACCGGAGGCAATTCTACACGAGCAGGATAAGACCCACTGTGTGTGATGAAACTGTCGCGCATATTTGACATGTATATCTAGGATTCGTTTAATTAGTCTAGTTgaaatctttcttttttaaaatattttgtttgaataagGCGATTTAGATTTCCAATTCTTCACATTTGTTCTGAATTTGTTGTGTTTTAATTTCTGATAATATTTGCATCTGTGAAATTATTgtttaacaaaacaaataagtaaatattatCGGTTTATAGAATTCAGAGAAGTGTAAATTGAGGAAAAAGAGGGTGCTCAAGATAGAGATATTGCATTAGTTTTGGGATAAGAGTGTTCTCATTGAGATCGTGTAAAGATGCAGATTTTCTTACTGGTTCTCGAGTTCAACAAAGTGTAGATCCACTAGGAAAGCAATGCAACACACTGTAGTTTCTGCATAAACTTGAGATTTGACGTAAAAATGCTTAGAATGCATGTATCCAACATTCAAACACTATAATTCTTTCATTTGAGATGTTGTTTGAATAGAATTGTCTTTCTGTTCATCTTGCTTCGAAAAATACCCTACCAAAATTTCTATCGTTTTAAAGATTCTTTCAATTTGATTTGCAAACAAGTTGATTTGATGTGTATGGGATTTAAGTTTACTTAAAAATTGATTTGTTATCTTTAAATTCTCTTTCAAAACACTCCATTAaggtttttttaatttgttggtTGTATTTTTTGCAGTATGGATCTCACTCAAAGAAGCGGCCTGATAACCTTGTTATAGGGAGAACTTATGATCATCACATCTATGATTTAGTGGAGGTTGGCATTGAAAATTTTAAGCCCATGGAGTCttttaattatgataagaaGTTGGCTCCTAAGGAAGGCTCAAAGCCTTTTATCGTATTTATTGGAGAAGGATTTGAGGCTGTGGACGAGCTAAAACATTTGAAGGAAGTTTTGCTTGATCTTCTTCGTGGTGAGGTGCGTTGCCATTGTTTTTTGTGGTCTTGCAGCATCACTTttgcctttttctttttaaccaaAATGATGTGATGGATTCTGCAGGTTGTGGAAAATCTAAATCTTGCCGGAGTAGACCGGGCATATGTATGTGCCGCCCTTTCTCCAAATCGGGTGCTTTTTACACACTGTGCATTGCGGCTGAAAAAGTCTGGAACTGTTGTGCCAAGGATGGAATTGGTAGAAGTTGGCCCTTCCATGGATTTTGTTATTCGTAGGCATCGTCCTCCTAATGAAAGTTTGAGGAAGGAAGCAATGAAAACATCAAGGGAGAAGCCGAAGAAAAAGGTTGGCTACATGTCctgatttatttgttttatctgtAACTGTATTGAAACTGGGTACCTAAATTGTGTATTTTCTCTGTCACTCTCACAGgagaaaaatgttaaaaggGATGAATTAAAGGGAAAGATCGGAAGTATTTATATTCCAGATCAGAAGGTAATATCGACTATTTTTGTTGCATCAACTGTTATAAATTAGCTCCTTTTGGAAAATTTTTGAACGTGGCCTTGTCATGTTACTTTTCATGCTGTCTATGCTGTCTTCTGAAAGATGTCTAACCAAACTGCAACAATTTGTGCTTGGCTTAGGTTGGAGAAACTGCTTTACCTTACAAAGCAAAAGGAGTCAAGAGGGAGCGCCGAGAAGCCAAGCGAAAAAATGACAAGGACGGAGAAAATGCTCCAAAACGGCAGAAGGAAGATTcttaatacttataaattacACCTGTTGTCCTTCCCTGGATCTGATTATAAAGTGATCAATTGTAGGTCATATTATATTAATCTGCATGTTTTTTAGGTGTCATGAATATTCATGATTCCCCCTGTACGGGGGATTTTGTCATCTTTTTATTCACTGTATTTTTCCCTTCATATTTTGCTTAATTGAAATGCTGCCCTTGATTATCAAGTTTTATGAAATCATGCGTTGGAGCTTCTACTGTCTTATGAAACCATACTGTCATACACATTCAAGCATTTCATACTGTCTTGAAATCACTTGCACGCTTCTCTGCAAGTGATGCTATTTTTAAGTGGTCGTGATTGCAACCCAGAGTTACTGGATCTTATTTTCATTCTCCCGTTCTACCCCTATTGGAAGGTTGAAGGTTGGCAGTTTTTTTCTGCAATTTCATGCATTTCAATATGCAAAAAAGTTGTGGAATGAACTATTTgtctttatcttttcttttatatctttttcttcattCACTGACGCActcctttttcctttcttccATCTTTTACCTTCTTTCTTCACCTACTTCTTTCTCTACAAGTGTGGAAgagtaaaaagttaaaaagcaTTATAATAAGCACTTATACCTGAACTTTCAAATGACGCGTTACGTGTCGAACAGAACAAATCAATTCTAATTATGACAATTATATTTGAGTAATCTGTTGCAGTGGATAAGAGTACGTTGCGGTAGATAAAAT from the Vigna angularis cultivar LongXiaoDou No.4 chromosome 3, ASM1680809v1, whole genome shotgun sequence genome contains:
- the LOC108325079 gene encoding ribosome production factor 2 homolog, whose product is MLEIKTAKTRKGKRELEKRAPKLVESGKKTLILHGTKTSGVLNAVLAQIYHLKKNDAVKYSRKNENVKPFEAGGETSLEFFSLKTDCSIFVYGSHSKKRPDNLVIGRTYDHHIYDLVEVGIENFKPMESFNYDKKLAPKEGSKPFIVFIGEGFEAVDELKHLKEVLLDLLRGEVVENLNLAGVDRAYVCAALSPNRVLFTHCALRLKKSGTVVPRMELVEVGPSMDFVIRRHRPPNESLRKEAMKTSREKPKKKEKNVKRDELKGKIGSIYIPDQKVGETALPYKAKGVKRERREAKRKNDKDGENAPKRQKEDS